From the Phyllopteryx taeniolatus isolate TA_2022b chromosome 16, UOR_Ptae_1.2, whole genome shotgun sequence genome, one window contains:
- the txn2 gene encoding thioredoxin, mitochondrial: protein MAHRLLVRRIWTLSAKEIRCLPASSAAVASTSFSTSLQPSTARVSFLSASHTLHRALPHASRRQVSFNVQDNEDFTERVVKSQLPVLIDFHAQWCGPCKILGPRLEKAVGKQKGRVAMAKVDIDDHTDLAIEYGVSAVPTVIAMRGGDVVDHFVGIKDDDELDSFVSKIIGK, encoded by the exons ATGGCTCATAGGCTCCTAGTACGCAGGATTTGGACGCTCTCTGCAAAAGAGATCCGCTGCCTCCCAGCATCCTCTGCTGCTGTCGCCTCCACTTCCTTTTCCACCTCCCTGCAGCCTTCAACAGCCCGGGTCTCCTTCCTCTCCGCCTCACACACTCTGCATCGTGCTCTTCCTCACGCCTCCCGTCGGCAAGTCTCCTTCAATGTTCAGGACAATGAGGATTTCACAGAGAGGGTCGTCAAGAGTCAACTGCCAGTGCTGATTGACTTTCATGCACA GTGGTGCGGTCCTTGTAAAATTCTTGGCCCAAGGTTGGAGAAGGCtgttggaaaacaaaaaggCCGTGTTGCCATGGCAAAAGTAGACATTGACGATCACACAGACCTGGCTATTGAATATGGG GTGTCTGCCGTTCCAACAGTTATCGCGATGAGAGGAGGCGATGTTGTCGACCATTTCGTGGGGATCAAAGATGATGATGAACTGGACTCATTTGTCAGCAAGATCATTGGGAAATAA